In one Myxosarcina sp. GI1 genomic region, the following are encoded:
- the hxpB gene encoding hexitol phosphatase HxpB, translating to MIEAVIFDMDGLLIDSEPLWQEAEIAIFKQVDIILTPSMCLQTKGLRIDEVVEYWYRKYPWSNLSKLEVQEAVVAELIKLIYAKGEVLTGVDRAISFVKKQNVKIALASSSAYKIIDVVLNKLNLTDTFAEVYSAELEPLGKPHPGVYLTTAKKLGVSSANCLAIEDSLNGVLAAKSAQMKCIAVPEAQERDNPKFAIADYILNSLQELDTEVWQRLNDN from the coding sequence ATGATTGAAGCGGTAATTTTTGATATGGATGGGTTGCTAATTGACTCGGAACCCCTTTGGCAAGAAGCAGAAATAGCAATCTTTAAGCAGGTAGATATAATTCTTACGCCGTCAATGTGTTTGCAAACTAAGGGATTGAGAATCGATGAAGTAGTAGAGTATTGGTATCGAAAATATCCTTGGAGTAATCTTTCTAAGTTAGAAGTCCAAGAGGCGGTCGTAGCTGAGTTAATTAAGTTAATTTATGCTAAGGGCGAAGTCTTGACGGGAGTAGATCGCGCCATTTCGTTTGTAAAAAAACAAAATGTCAAAATTGCTTTGGCTTCTTCTTCGGCATATAAAATTATCGATGTGGTATTGAACAAGCTAAATTTGACCGATACTTTTGCAGAAGTGTATTCGGCAGAGTTAGAACCTTTAGGTAAACCCCATCCTGGTGTCTATCTGACAACAGCTAAGAAACTTGGTGTGTCTTCTGCTAATTGTTTGGCTATTGAAGATTCTTTAAATGGTGTTTTAGCTGCTAAATCAGCACAAATGAAGTGTATAGCCGTACCAGAAGCACAAGAAAGAGATAATCCCAAATTTGCGATCGCCGATTATATTTTAAATTCTTTACAAGAGTTAGATACAGAGGTTTGGCAGCGACTTAATGATAATTAA
- a CDS encoding Uma2 family endonuclease: MIANQTNAKTSIIPPLENGDRLTRNEFERRYAAMPHLKKAELIEGVVYVPAALRFRSHGQPHADLMTWLGVYKVFTPRVELGDNPTVRLDLDNTPQPDAVLLIEGGQAIISDDDYIEGAPELIVEVAASSAAYDLHDKKRAYRRNGVKEYLVWRVYDREIDWFCLEAGEYIKLEADERGVTRSVVFPGLWLNISALLSGKMNEVLAVLQQGLDSTEHREFIQRLA; encoded by the coding sequence ATGATAGCCAATCAAACGAATGCTAAGACTTCTATTATTCCCCCTTTGGAAAACGGCGATCGCCTGACACGTAATGAATTTGAACGGCGTTATGCAGCAATGCCTCATCTCAAAAAAGCCGAACTAATAGAAGGAGTCGTCTACGTGCCAGCAGCTTTACGTTTTAGAAGTCACGGTCAACCTCATGCCGATCTAATGACATGGTTGGGAGTGTATAAAGTATTTACACCAAGAGTAGAGCTAGGAGATAATCCTACCGTTCGCTTAGATTTAGACAATACTCCTCAACCCGATGCAGTTTTGTTAATTGAAGGCGGACAAGCCATAATTAGCGATGATGACTACATTGAAGGCGCACCAGAACTAATCGTCGAAGTGGCTGCAAGTAGTGCTGCCTATGATTTGCACGATAAAAAACGGGCATACAGACGCAATGGTGTAAAAGAATATTTGGTTTGGCGAGTATACGACAGAGAAATAGATTGGTTTTGCCTCGAAGCGGGAGAGTATATAAAGTTAGAAGCTGACGAGCGAGGTGTTACTCGTTCTGTAGTCTTTCCTGGCTTGTGGTTAAACATCTCTGCTTTATTATCGGGGAAAATGAATGAAGTGTTAGCAGTATTGCAACAGGGATTAGACTCAACCGAGCATCGAGAATTTATTCAGCGTCTTGCGTAG